Part of the Plasmodium malariae genome assembly, chromosome: 9 genome is shown below.
aCTGTTTTGCTACGAAGTCCCCAAAACATGCAAAGTACgcgaaaaaaataaaataaaaatagaagtaaaaaataaaaatacacacAAAAGCATAAACAAAGGCGTAAACAAAGGCATATACAAAAGCGTAAACAAAAGAGTAAACAACCTACGcagaaattacaaaattagtATTTTACGTGTGTTATGCTTTATACGTTGAAATGTATGCGAAAATGTACTGAGCCGTTTTGGTAATTTCTCCTTTAGAACTTTTTAGCCTTATGCGCCTCGGGGTATTACGACAACACAAAGTTTCACAGGTTATAGTATGTACATACgagtacatacgtatatacgtacatatgcatatatatatctatagaCGTAAAACTTACAAACGTTACGCTCAAGTATTACGctctgttttttcttttcttcgtTCACAGAAATATCAAAGGTTTTGCCATACAGGGGGGGGATCCAACAAATACGGGAAAAGGTGGAGAGAGCATTTACGGCAAATATTTTGACGACGAATTTGATTCAACTTTAAAGGTTTAACAGAAATGAAACAACAGTGAAAATTAGTTGTACgtacgtatgcatatatatatatatatatatatatatatatatgtatatatgtatatatgtatatatatgtacgttttATAGAATGCTTTACGACTGAGATGAATAAAGCTGAATGATGATGTTTCTTAATAGATGCTActttttatgcatatatgtacctgtgtatatatatataattgctataattacatacatacatatgtgcttatatacaaaaatgcatatatgcgCAGCACGACAAAAGAGGAATGGTATCCATGGCAAATAGGGGAAAACCAAATACGAATGGATCCCAGTTTTTTATAACGTATTCTAGACAACCACATCTTAATGGGATCTATGCTGTTTTTGGAAGGTaacgaaaaaagaaaaaaatatatgcataaataaggataaatataaagatgtAATATGAAACATTGTATAGCGTAACATGTAAAGCGTAACACATAAAACGAAACAACGATAAGCTCATTGTTAATAAACCTACAATAAACTTTTTATCGTAATGTAAAAcgatgataaataaaaagaaaaatatctGTGCATGTTGTTAGAatgcttatatatgtttacttcCACAATGAGGCCTCAAAAATGGGGGAGTAAACGCGAATATACACGCACAAGTGCGTTCTTATCCGAATGGATGTGCATccgtgcatatatatatacgcggCATATGCacgcacatacatatacatacatgtgtacACACATACTCACACACACATAAGCATAGCATAGTAAACACAACACGTAAAAGTCCTCTTGCAAGAATAaatctatttaaaaatgcattttacctttattaaaataaaaaaaaaaataaataaatttgcaGAGTAATCGATGGCATGGATGTTCTATCCGTTCTTGAAAATGGTACAACTTCATAAGTAAATTTTGACAAAAacgataaattaaaaatgtaaaggaTGACAAAAAATGCATTACAATTTAGATCCTGCCAATTCATAAATGTTGTTACGTTATGTTATTCTATGCTGCTCCATGCTGTATCATgcttttattcatttttgttaGAACCGGTAGGGGAGAAAAACAAACCAATAAAGGATATTATAATTGAGTCAGTGACCATACATGCAAATCCCATTGCTGAAGATGAATCTCTGTGAGTATGAGTATGCCCCTTGCTATGTTTGAACATCAAGTGAATAGCCATTATTTCTTACCACTTGggtgtatttatttttttgttactcTCTCGCTTTTCCGTTACAATCACAGCTCATCGGAGGTCTTTCCCTTTTTCCCATGGACaactttaattttattctcgTTGGTCCTATCACGAACTAAACTGTTTATGCGCAAATCGTAACCAACATTGAAGCAGTCAAGCAAAATAATAGATATTACAAGTACAATAAGGAGAATGATAAgatatttccatatttttcttaaataacGAAAAGTAAAGGAATTAATATTGAGACAGCTAATACTGTAATCTGCTCCAGCAGATAGTAAATAAccatcatttttaataaaacacATAGCAGTAATTGGTAATTcatgttttttataatgagctaaaagagaaaatttagaattataaattttaagtgCTCCAGTACTAAAACCTAAagctaaatatttttcatttgtacTTATAGCTATATTACAACATGGTCTATTATCTAACCAGATAAATTTCTGTTTTGTACAcgtaaatttttcttttttatcattataatatatagcccatattattaaataactaTTACCTCTAGTTGTATAAGCTGTAGTTAATAAGGTATaagaatattctttttttatatctatattttttaaaaatttacaacaacgaaaatttaatttatcatttgaATTTTGTggatttttcatttgttcggtatgtaaattaattaaactGTGTGTATCCCATAATTTTAATGAGTTATCAGATGAACATGATATTATAATCCGTTCATCTAATGTGATATCACAATCTTTAATACTATCATCATGTCCTGTAAAATCTCCTAAATGTTCAACAGCTTTGGTAATatctaaatataaattattatgaacatgtacatatttattatcattagtTAATTTCAATTTCCATAAACGTAATGTTTTATCCTCTCCTcctgttattattaaatcaTCATTTGATGAAAATTTAACCACAACTTGTCTTGAATTTTTTTCACTAAAATCAGTTACAaaagttaataatatatttggtcctgtttcttcatttatttgaaatattacaCATTCATTTCTTACTGACCCTAaccatatattatgtttctCTACATATATGATAGAATCTACTACACCTCTTTGTTCTGTTGTTGACCAAAGAACTTGTAacttcttttccttttcattaaatgtattaatatcTAGTAAATCTTCAATACCATAACTTTTCCCCCCACCCCCTCCTGATGTGACTACATAATTTTCATTGGATCCAATTCCATAAATaggataatttaaatatgataCCTTTATTTCATTCATGCTGCgctatttttacatatgcTTCTTCCTCATGCGCAGTTCGCACTGCTTATCGGTACATGAGCAcacaataaataattacgCGTTCATATATACTAACGTACACGCGTGCATAAATACTAACGTACACGCGTGCATATATACTAACATACACGCgtgcatacgtatatatatacttgcaTACTTACGTCCTTACGTACTTTGATTCGTGCACATGTATACTCAGATAAGGCCAAGTATATATAACTGCATACAGTGATCACTTCTTACACTTTAAACTTGTTCTTTCCGAAGGTGCTTTCTCAGAACACCTTATTATAGTTCCCTCCCTCTACTTGCTCTTTAGTAGAATTATTTTGCTGCTTTAAAATATACCTATTGTTATATAcgttcatttatataagcATTTGGAGTACCTCCCTTAGTGTAGCATTATTTAAAAGGTTGTAGTAACGATATGTTACCTTCACAGCGGCTGTagctaaaatatatatcaatggAACAGCTAAAACACATCAACAGgagtatattttttgacCTTACTACTACAGCTATTCACTAAATTGCACGATGATAATGCCAAAATTGAAAATGCGGGGAAGCAGTATAACAACGGAAAAGGTGAAATGCAAAGGATGAAAAGGAAGACCAAGGGtacaattttgtaaatacGTGTGTGTATAGCTACACAAATATGCAAAAACtggtaaatatatatcacaaGATGAGATAATACAACATTTTGGAGTAACCTCGTAATTTTTTggcataaaattatatatattttttctttttttttgtttccaATCGTTctttatggaaaaaaaaataataaataataaaatttataaattaaatttaaaaatttatacggtttgagaaattatatatgtgaacTTTCCGCATATCATATTGgctttatttttccttttttttattttttctttactccatttttgctttattgtatttttgctatattttattttgttttatttattttcctgCAGGTTTAACGGGAGCACATGTAAACGTGTAAAcagaaagggaaaaaaatgtATCCCGATTGTTATACATGCGTAAAGTAAATGTACAAATGTAAGTGTAATAACGTAAACGTATAAACATGTATGTACtaatatgtttgtatatatatatattaatatacgtTTATAACCatttatgcatgtatacTATATGCGTACATTTTTATCAAGAGATAgcgaatttttaaatgtttgtatatatacgtcCTGCACCTGTAATATACATGGCACATTGCAAGTTATGaatgtacgtatgtgtactgtgaacatatatatatatatgtatatatatatataaatacatttataagtttatatgtttatctatttatatatttacttatgtatttatatttacataagcAAGCACGATTATTCAAACttgtacacatacatacactgCTTACCTTGCCAGAGTCATACTATTTAATGGTGAAACATAttaggaaaattaaaaaatttcctcTTCCAAgtagaataaaattatttaaaatttttaaagtaaCTTGTTAaacaaaacgaaaaaataatgaacgctatatattattactccTAATGTACATACATGATTCCATCCTAAGAGGAAGGAAAAACGTATAACTGTTCAGGAGGATGGCATCTAAGGTTTTCCTCGAAatgtagtttttttttttttttttttttttacaagttaaataaatataagtgcTGCGTTTATTCGTGTATTAAGTgtacatgtttatatttgtacCTGTGTATATTTGCACCTGTGTATATTTGTACCTGTGTATATTTGTACCTGTGTATATTTGCACCTGTGTATATTTGTACCTGTGTATATTTGTACCTGTGTATATTTGTACCTGTGTATATTTGCACCTGTGTATATTTGTACCTGTGTATATTTGTACCTGTGTGTATTTGTATCTATGTATATCTGTAcctgtgtatatgtgtactaGTTTATATGGTGtagtatttatgtatgcgTCTGTTCATGTATACtcgtatatttttatatatgagtttattttttaaaagtttcgTTAGTAGAACAACTTTTACATTCATTTCATGAAgagtctttttttttttcaaaatcgaacaaaaaaaaaacagaaggaaaaaaaaaaaattgttttgttttccgcctttttttttattagttaaatggggaaattattattttgatttatcgctattttgatttatcactattttgatttatcgctattttgatttatcactattttgatttatcgctattttgatttatcact
Proteins encoded:
- the PmUG01_09025600 gene encoding peptidyl-prolyl cis-trans isomerase, putative; the encoded protein is MSLSLHTNYGDIKMELFCYEVPKTCKNFLALCASGYYDNTKFHRNIKGFAIQGGDPTNTGKGGESIYGKYFDDEFDSTLKHDKRGMVSMANRGKPNTNGSQFFITYSRQPHLNGIYAVFGRVIDGMDVLSVLENEPVGEKNKPIKDIIIESVTIHANPIAEDESL
- the SEC12 gene encoding guanine nucleotide-exchange factor SEC12, putative; translated protein: MNEIKVSYLNYPIYGIGSNENYVVTSGGGGGKSYGIEDLLDINTFNEKEKKLQVLWSTTEQRGVVDSIIYVEKHNIWLGSVRNECVIFQINEETGPNILLTFVTDFSEKNSRQVVVKFSSNDDLIITGGEDKTLRLWKLKLTNDNKYVHVHNNLYLDITKAVEHLGDFTGHDDSIKDCDITLDERIIISCSSDNSLKLWDTHSLINLHTEQMKNPQNSNDKLNFRCCKFLKNIDIKKEYSYTLLTTAYTTRGNSYLIIWAIYYNDKKEKFTCTKQKFIWLDNRPCCNIAISTNEKYLALGFSTGALKIYNSKFSLLAHYKKHELPITAMCFIKNDGYLLSAGADYSISCLNINSFTFRYLRKIWKYLIILLIVLVISIILLDCFNVGYDLRINSLVRDRTNENKIKVVHGKKGKTSDEL